GAAATAGTGAACTTTTTGGggcagttccgtggttagcttgaagtcctcgccttgggtaaaatacacccagtacggaattgttttccaaaaaatattgatgttctactatcaaacttttttttgtcttcaaatatgttctttactagactgttcttagcaaatacctgaaaaacaaatcgggggtcaccgtgctcgtttgagagaaaaggagcatttatttcgctatcgggttgaGTAattttgagtaattttgtttaattttttttaattaagagctctaaacgtcaaaatggcagagcaagagtctttcatttgcaaaatcacggccacataacaactgagaatgattttccagctttgcaAATGACATTTTTATATAGAAAAAAAGATGGGcggacgtttttcaaatttgaacagatattttgatattgtagttaattctatgaccattcgatcaatgctgaaattgcctaaaattgggtgacctagcccctttaagaaaatCCCTTTTCTTTTCTCACGAATTTTAGGTATTGCTTGAGAATCGCATAGATGACAATCCTTGCCCAGCCTTATCCAAGCCAGAGAACATTATCCGAGCCACCAATAGGATGCGCCAGCAACTCAGACCAGAGGACCCCACTGACCTAAATTTCGAGCTCCACGAGGATTACATACCGTCCAATTTTATGCAGGCTGACGTACACATCAGAAGCAAGCGTCATTTGGTCTTTGCCACAAGCCAGCAGCTGGATCACCTATGCCGAGCCAAGACTTGGTACGTGGACGGCACCTTCAAGCTCTGTCGTCATCCTTTCACCCAACTGTTTTCCGTCAATGCGTTTGTCAAAAGCGGTGACCTGGCGAAACAAGTGCCCCTATTGTTTGTGCTAATGTCCGGCAAGAAAAAACGAGACTACCGTGAGGTGAGTAGCATGAAATGTGCATGTCGCTTATGGCTTGTTATTAGTCTACATTTCTCAGATAATGATGTGGCATAAAAAAATTTGTgaatttcaaggacttttcaaggacctAAACTTTTTAAGACGGGTACTAAAATTCAAGACCTTTTCAAGATTGTGCGAACCCCTAGTTTGTATGACAATGTTATAATATTTTTGTGTTTGCTTTTTCTAGGTGCTTCGAAAAGTTCTTGCATTGCTTCCCTCGTCCCCAGCAGTTACGAAAATTGTTCTTGATTTTGAATCCGCGCTGTGGCTAGTTTTCCGTCAATTAATGCCAGACGTTTCACTGCAAGGCTGTTTGTTTCACTGGACACAAGCTTTGTGGAGAAAGGTGCGTGCTTCGTGTTTTTCCATAGGGTTTTCAATTCCCGTGTAATTTCCACTGTGGCCTTGAGCCCTTTTTTGAAGCTTTATAACTGTAGCAAAAAGGTTACAATTCACGACCCCGACCAGCGTGGTACGGCCCACCTGGTTCAGTGTAGTGTGAACTAAACTTAcccaaggaaaacaaaaagaatacttgtatCTAATATAATTACCTGCTTGTCTTACTGATAGGTCCAAGCACTTGGACTAGAACACCCGTATCGATCGGATGACGCCATTTACAAGTACATCAGAAAAATAATGGCACTTCCCTTCCTGCCAGAGGCGAACATCGTACCTATCTTCCAACGGCTCAAGGTCCAGGCAACGACGCCTCTTCTCCAACAACTTGTTCAGTATGTGGCAGATACATGGGTTTTCAGCACCATGTGGCCTCCTTCCTGTTGGTCTATATTCATGGTTCCTGTCCGAACAAACAACGATATAGAAGGGTGGCACCACAGCATCAACAGACGCGCTAACGGAAGAACTCAAGTTCCATTTTACCTTCTGGTTGACCTTCTTCACCAAGAGGCCAGGCTGGTCACAATACAAATCCGGTTCATATCTGAGGGTAAACTGTCACGCATACAGAGGCGCAAATATCGTCTGCTACAGGCTCGGCTTTTTACCCACTGGGACGAATTTAGTAACAATGAAATTTCTGCTCTCCGCCTACTTAAGTTGTGTTCGTACATGAACGGTCCCAGATCCTAGATACCTGAATTTTTACTAACCTTCAATCCTTTAATCattttgttaatattattatttatttgaaattgGCTTCATCGCATTTTGACTACATAATTATTGTAGcgatttcagttttttaaagTGCGTTGCCTTAAGTAGTTTGTAAATATTGTTACTTATTTGAAATTTGTAATAAATCATCACAAGGACATCATTTAGTGGAAGCTGTGTTGATTTTTATAAGGGGAAGACTCGCCTTGATCCGTTAATAGTTTTCGTAATCCAAGCCAGTTGGCGCATTTCccggttttcaaaacttttcgaAACTCCGCACTGTAAAAGCTTCGTTCCCCCTTAGTGATTCCAACATTCAAACGCTCTTCGGTgatgcaattttccctttcgtaaacaagcgatgccatttggacgagaaaatttcactgtcaaattgcggaaaaaatacttaatctaggactagaaaaaaaaaattattaaagttgATGGGATGATGTCGAACTCGGTTCAATGATTTGCGAGGAATTGTACTTAACCTCTACACTACCGAAGCTAATCCTGACAAATATGTGTAAGCTAACCTATAGAAACCATGCCACactatttttatcccctaaaaattcttcatctgttcggattttctagctgaaagtaaaaatccgtttaaaatgggcaattataccattttttagatgttcgaaaatcctaggacaggcaggcaagcaataaattttacaacaaatgttccgaaaattctagatctcaaatcgtcttccgaacagatattttcggaaaattgacgttgggtgcccctgactagAGTCACCAAAGCAATACGAGATGATGATGCCTTGGTGGCGATTTGGTGGTGGCGAGATAACCCTTGGTGGCGAGTTTACTGGTGGCGAGTCTTCCTGGTGGCGAGGTGACCATAAAccgtttgctcagccgtttcctcacgtgtgcggggaaattgtggtgagaaacTCGCCttgcgaggccgtgaggataaaatcaaacatgtttgatatttttggcctcgcgagacaaattcctcaatgtgtgcggccatcgtgagaatcgagctgagcttcgtttaatcaagcatccaataaaaatacatggcatactcacgtgactccagcggttcaggatggtgtcgaaggaagaaattccgacctcactgaagtcacgtgagaatgccatgtatttttattggatgcttcattgaccaagctcaactcgattctcacgatggctgcacacaatgaggaatttgccttgcgaggcgaaaaatatcaaacatgtttaattttttcctcacggcctcgcgcggccaatttctcaccaaaagttccccccacacggtgagaaaacggctgagcaaaccgcctcgcgaggcagtttgctcagctctttcctcaccgtgtgcgacAGGCCTTACGTTCTAATGAATAAGAGGCGCCAGGCGCTATTTCCTATGTTAAGATTTGTTGGGATGTCCTTTTTTTTGGGGGATTTGATCATCATGAAGTTTGTTTTCACCCCTATTGATAGACAGCTTGTTAACATCGCACCATCTTTTCACTTTGGTTAGTTCAGAGCTCATTAAGTGTTCGAGTGATTTAAGGTCCCTTGCGGATGCAAATACATTTGTATCATCTGCAAAGATTATGAAACTTAATTTTTGTGAGCTATTTGGCAAACCATTAATGTAGATTAAAAATAGGAGAGGTCCTAGAGTGCCTCCTTGTGGGATTCCACATAACATTGTCTGTTTGGGGGACTTATGTCCATCCAACTCAACATACTGTTTCCTATTCGAAAGATAGCTTTGAAACCAGTTTAAAGGAGTTCCCCTTATTTCATAAGCTACCAATTTTCTCAGCAAGATCATATGGTTAATAGCatcaaaggcttttgaaaaGTCCAAGAAAACACCACAAGTGTATAAATTATTATCAATGGCTTTTCTTAGCGTATTTGTGATTTCAGTTATAGCTTCAACGGTTGAATGATTGTCCTTTTCTAAAgccaaattgaaattgaaagaggaTTTTCTACTTCTCAATATAGTTGATAAGCTGCTTGTGTAtaagtttttcaaatattcagTGTAAACGATGTAAACGGTGTAAACGATGATAACGTTGAGATAGCGCGAAAATTGGTAGGACCTGTAACCTCGCCCCCTTTGTCAATTGGTGTAACCTTAGAAATTTTCACAATATCAGGTACACGGTCCAAGTGTTCTCTTTGGACTTATCGTTGCACTCATAAGTTTAACTTTGGTGTGGTAAGCAGCCTACGGCATGCACCATAACTCAATTGCAAGTTTAAGCTAAGCAGTTTACCATCTGTTTAATGAAGATAAATTTtggcaaagaaatgttaaattaGTATTTAGCCTCTTTTTTTGGTTGATATCCTCTTTATGGGCACTTCTCGAGCGATCAATAGTTGTTTTCGACCCAGAATACGCTTGTACGATTAAAGAGGTTGTCAATCGCAAGAAACTTAGTGTTCTCAATGCAACATTTTAAGTGAAGACACTGTCCTTTAAACAGACCAAAGGTAGATTATtaacaaatgaaagaaagaaaagaaaaaaaagccacCAACCAACCATGAAACCTTCTTCTGCGTCTTGAGCTGAAATTATCAATAGACAAATGGTTAATGTTGGGGTAATAGTTTATTCTTGGTGTAGTTTTTATTTTAACGATAACTGGCCGGGGGAACTCCCACATAAAAAGGGGAGCGATGCTCGtcgtaaattttaaattaaaaccctaaaggagaccaatcagGGCGTGGCTCAGGCTTTTTTTTACCTCAAAAAGAGTAAATAAAGAGAATTTAAAATATACGTAGTAAATAtacttttttatatttcttcgcgcgtaAGCCTAAAGGACACCATCATGGCTACatgaacaccctaagtgagaccaaaatccgaaatttacacccctaagggGGACGACAAGCATCCCTCCACTTTTTATACGTGAGTCCCCCCGCACAGGGATAGCTGTCTTAGCTTATCTTACGTTACcatgaaaaacaagaaagatATAAAATTCCATCAAAACCTGTCAAATGAAAATTGCGAGGTTCTTTAAATCTTGATTTACACCAGGTTTGTTGGTTTACAGTTTCGCAACGGTTTTCGTTATTCAAatacagcaattttcacctCAGTTGCGTCGCACTTAGAGATACGTTTAACCTCCAAGACGTTTTCAATGTTACGAGATGAGTTTATGCACAAGCATGCTCACAAGTGGAAAGaaagcgctttcatcgcaaagtgacTTCCAGACACTGTCCAGATGTTTTAGTTCATTTCTGGCCGCGTGAGACTTATTTGAAAGGCTTCAGAAAAAATTAGGAACCGATTCGCCCCATAGACTTGACATTTGGAGAGGTTATTTATGCATTGGTCTTTTATAACATTTCATTTCCTTGGCTCCTTTCATTCAATGGTTTCGGATATTATTATTTGTAGGGGGACCGAGCTATTTCATCGGTCAATCCCTTTTTTCGCAGCTTTTAAAGCCATCTGTCCAATGAGGAGAAACCACAGGGCACAGGAAACTTGACCACATTTCATTGCATTTACAAGTAAGCTATTACTCTCCTCTTTGTTGGAGTGAGCTTCTCGTCCAGTCTTTGGGAACCTAGCTCTTTTATACAGCCATATAACTTCAACTGCCTAACGTCGATTAATTGCTGAATTATGTCACAGTCAGCATCAGCCGTAGCCTTCAACTGTGTTCTTACAGGCTCTGTGGATGACAGATTGCAGTGTTGTATTTGGTGAGTTTTTATCTGAATTAAATCACCTACGGAATCGTTCTCATACAACTCCTATAACTGCCTTCAGCACAATGACTGTTTTGTTACGTTTTAGTTTTGTAACTATGTTGAAACCCGTTAGCTTTAAATGCCGTCATTCTGGGTGCCAAATTTGCATGGAGAGAAGCACGTAAGGAAGGCTGTCAACCCGACTTGTCCAATCTGCAGGGCGGTCACACTTAGTGTGAACATCGCACTGGACAATTTAACAAAAGAGATGCCCGTACGGTGCGTGATTAGTGGTTGTGACTGGACAGGAGTTTATGGATCTGCCAAAACCCACTACGAACGGTGCCCAAAGGTAAAAGTGAGGTGTGAGCAAGATGGTTGCAAACAGCAATTGCCACGTGAGGAAATGCCGGCTCACAAAGAGACACGTGGGAAGAAAAGGATCCGTTGTTCGGAATGCAGGCGAGCTGTAAAGAGAGAATCAATGGAGCATCATGAAGCCTCCGTTTATTGCCCTCTTAGGTGTGAGACATCATTACCAAGGTATGATTTAATAGGCTCAAAATAGAGCCGACCTTTGGTAAACGCTTAGGCAAAATCAACAACTACATGCAAATTGTGCTTATCTGCCTTATTACTGAACGAATAATACCGGTAAGAAGaacaagaataaataaataaaataaaatagggAGCGGGAGAGAAAGAGGTTCTAAACTTATTGGTACgagattttaaaaatttcttctaCGTTTACAGTCGGCAAAACCTTCGCTAAGACTTTGTGGATAGACTCCCAGAGCCACTTGAAAACATTAGTGGCTTACTAGTTGCTCGACATTTAACGTGATGAAGAGCAAATTACAAATGAAAATCTCCTTAAAACGTTTATTGTAACGATTGATTCGCTAAATTAAAGAAATCAGTTATATGAGCTTTATGCTTTGCAAGCTGCTGTCGCTTATCCCACGAAGTGTAGCCCAATTTAAAGCATTATACACATTATGTCTAGAGCAACTATTCCAATTACGCATAGGGCATATAGAAGCACGATTACCGCCAAGTTGAAATAAGGGCGCGCAGAGTTAGTTAACGAAGGAAGGTTACAAGttcattttgaaaagtgtacTTGGTTAGGTTCTCTTCTAGTGTTGTGAAAAAATCTGATTTCATCAAAACCTTTTGTCCAAGtaataaaaaacaaagagaCAAAATGAACAAGTCCTCGAGCTGAATAGACAGTATGATGAAAGGGAGCTTCATCGGTTGAAAACACGAAGAAACGTTTTTACAATGTACGGAATTTGTTATCGAAACAACTAATGCAAGTACCTCCCTTTGCGCTTCACTGGGCAGGAATTTTTCAATTTGGTATGAAAGGAAACAAGCACTCGAGGGTACGACAGATCTCGGTTTTGCGTCACTCTCTCCGCCACACAGTATCCCATATCAATTACGTAAATTGACCCAGGTTCTTAATGCTTATTTGCTTTCAGAAGCCACATATTTTTACACATAAACACTTGTAAGAACAAGGCTCTGGCATGTCAGGTGCCTGGATGCAAAACCATAAAAAAGCCTCACGACATGCGGGAACACAACGACCACGCTGCTGCTTCTCATTACAGATTGCAACGCGGAGAGATCCAGAGACTGCGACGCCTCTTAAACAAGGGGGGTAAATACTTATGTTGTACAGTTGCTAAGATGTTCTTATTCGGAAAGGAAGAAAGAGGGGATAGACAGAGAAAGTCGCTTGTTTCACTTgatgtaatttttcttttccctgaaacAGCAAAATGTAGAAATGGGTTCATCAACTGGgctgggttgatatggtaaatttaCTACCATAAAGAAACGTGATAGCTGATGTTTCAAGCATTAGCCCTTCCTCAAAGTGAataatttgtgaaaaaaaagaggaaaaataagaTGGTGCTTTATAATAACATTATCTGATTTGAAGAAACAATTTGTCAGTAACTAAAAGTAAAATTGGGTTTTTGGGCATAAGCAACTCATAATGCAAACCTAaacaaccaaaacaaacaaattgtcATTCGttactttatttgttatttataatGTGATTTCTCTTTAGGTGAAACATCACATGCAATAAGAGCATCTTTCTGTCTCAAGTACCATTCCCTTTTCTAAGTGACTTTTGTTTACATTACAATTTCCATGTAAAACAAATCTGTTTGATTTGGAAAGTGCATTTCTTTTTATACTTGAGTCATAATTGCACATGGTTGTTAGGAAACAATTTGTCACCAAGGTGTGATGTACATTTTCATTTAATGCCATTAAGACGAAATACTTGTTTTGATTGTTTTAGAACCCTTGCAACGAATGTAAGCCCCCAAGAGAAGATAAAGTCATCTCATTTACGTGGAACATTCCAGGGTTTCTGCAATTACAAGGAGGAGAAATGCCCATTACCAGTGACATTTTATACATGGGGAAAAAGAAATGGAGAGTTCTAATAACAAAGAAAATGGAACTAGCTGTAGAACTTTTGGCTTCTTGCCAACGCCAAAAAGTACAGATAAGGTAATTTCAAACACAGCtaaaatgcaaatcaaatctCTATGAATTAAAAGATACCCCGGTGAACAACAGTATTAACTCTAGACCACGGTATTAATGGCCTAAACAATGTACGGTCTTCTTAATCAAAGTGATCCTGCATCACTACGGGAGTTTTAAGATGCTTCAAATTCTTTTGAAGGTACTAAAACAGACATTTTCAACAGGAATGCTTTTGGAAAGATGGAAACTTTGGTATGAAGAGTGACTGAGTGCATCAAAACACTGATTACTTCCCATTTCAGGATTGTGAGGGAGGCCAGGAGAGGAGAAGGAAGAAGTATTTGTCCCCCAACATACAACCCTTAAAGAGGGAGAAATGCAGGGTATCAGCTTAAAGGACATTAACAAATGGGTGAACAGAGACGGAGAGCTCAAAATTGAGATCATCATGTATTACCTCAGATTCTGAAGTTAGTTAAGTAAATGAAGCCTCATTTGGGCACTTATTTTTAGActactaaaacaaaaaaattacttctTTTTTTAGATCAAATGTAAAAAGTACTGAATGCTTGAGTCATTTTGAAAGGAGAAGCGTTGATGTAAactgtatttttcttttgttgataAGCACTCAgacaggaaaaaaagaaaatgacgtcatttacttacTGTCTTTCTAAAActgaagtgaaacaaaaaataaaaaataaaaacacttcACAGTGACACAAAAAATGAACATCTTCAAAC
The sequence above is a segment of the Montipora foliosa isolate CH-2021 chromosome 2, ASM3666993v2, whole genome shotgun sequence genome. Coding sequences within it:
- the LOC137989774 gene encoding uncharacterized protein codes for the protein MYKDFNDLNIVQLHRCDFESALSRLCSIKGLRFFLYSFRKPTIPTMDSYYCIFCSEKITSRQEALLCEGCDKWQHRRCQTGITREQYRDAVKSGLDIAWQCLYCAPTPIAESTALEDMDATMDAFDIPDSLEMENQELDESMFDPDDENPPPSWTPPQESSLEDTLVRSDAEQVPGFTEITYQLVQEGTIRGKVKLVTNTGYSYNIRKRRPNGTIDWQCTVRRKDFRCKASVIQRDGKFSAGQHQHSHPGAIGAFTAAAITARVKQIAREEIFRPTSAIVNEVLLENRIDDNPCPALSKPENIIRATNRMRQQLRPEDPTDLNFELHEDYIPSNFMQADVHIRSKRHLVFATSQQLDHLCRAKTWYVDGTFKLCRHPFTQLFSVNAFVKSGDLAKQVPLLFVLMSGKKKRDYREVLRKVLALLPSSPAVTKIVLDFESALWLVFRQLMPDVSLQGCLFHWTQALWRKVQALGLEHPYRSDDAIYKYIRKIMALPFLPEANIVPIFQRLKVQATTPLLQQLVQYVADTWVFSTMWPPSCWSIFMVPVRTNNDIEGWHHSINRRANGRTQVPFYLLVDLLHQEARLVTIQIRFISEGKLSRIQRRKYRLLQARLFTHWDEFSNNEISALRLLKLCSYMNGPRS